From Cumulibacter manganitolerans, one genomic window encodes:
- a CDS encoding acetyl-CoA C-acetyltransferase — MADAYIIDAVRTPRGIGKVGKGSLAHLHPQHLASTVLKALKERNNIDEKDVQDVIWSVSTQKGKQGGDMGRMAALDAGFDQTVSGVTLDRFCGGGITSVALGAAQVMSGMEDLVISGGTEMMSLTGTMAAQEREAGLPPSLMGSHNEHLDELHPQSHQGICGDAIASMEGISREDLDAFGLESQRRAKIAMDEGRFDNSVVPVHNPDGTLALDKDEYPRPETTAESLAGLKPAFTALADMPYDEEGNTFRKQINRKFPDLDIKPVHHAGNSSGVVDGAAAILLASKEYADAHGLKKRARIVATANIGDDPTLMLNAPVPAAKKVLEKAGLSKDDIDVWEVNEAFAVVTEKFIRDMGVDRAKVNPNGGAIALGHPIGATGSMLIGTALDELERTGGRYGLITMCAAGGMAPAIIIERVEEDAA; from the coding sequence GGAGCGCAACAACATCGACGAGAAGGACGTCCAGGACGTCATCTGGTCGGTCTCGACCCAGAAGGGCAAGCAGGGCGGCGACATGGGCCGCATGGCTGCCCTGGACGCCGGATTCGACCAGACGGTCAGCGGCGTGACCCTCGACCGCTTCTGCGGCGGCGGCATCACCAGCGTCGCGCTGGGCGCCGCTCAGGTCATGAGCGGCATGGAGGACCTCGTCATCTCCGGCGGCACCGAGATGATGAGCCTCACCGGCACCATGGCCGCGCAGGAGCGCGAGGCCGGCCTCCCGCCGTCCCTCATGGGCTCGCACAACGAGCACCTCGACGAGCTGCACCCGCAGTCGCACCAGGGCATCTGCGGCGACGCGATCGCCTCCATGGAGGGCATCAGCCGCGAGGACCTCGACGCATTCGGCCTGGAGAGCCAGCGCCGCGCGAAGATCGCGATGGACGAGGGCCGCTTCGACAACTCGGTCGTACCGGTGCACAACCCGGACGGCACCCTCGCGCTCGACAAGGACGAGTACCCGCGTCCCGAGACCACCGCCGAGAGCCTCGCCGGCCTGAAGCCCGCGTTCACCGCGCTGGCGGACATGCCGTACGACGAGGAGGGCAACACCTTCCGCAAGCAGATCAACCGCAAGTTCCCCGACCTCGACATCAAGCCCGTGCACCACGCCGGCAACTCGTCGGGCGTCGTCGACGGCGCGGCCGCCATCCTGCTGGCCTCGAAGGAGTACGCCGACGCGCACGGCCTGAAGAAGCGCGCGCGCATCGTGGCGACCGCCAACATCGGCGACGACCCGACCCTGATGCTCAACGCTCCGGTGCCGGCCGCGAAGAAGGTCCTCGAGAAGGCCGGCCTGAGCAAGGACGACATCGACGTCTGGGAGGTCAACGAGGCGTTCGCCGTCGTGACCGAGAAGTTCATCCGCGACATGGGCGTCGACCGCGCGAAGGTCAACCCCAACGGCGGCGCCATCGCGCTCGGCCACCCGATCGGCGCCACCGGCAGCATGCTCATCGGCACCGCCCTCGACGAGCTCGAGCGCACCGGCGGCCGCTACGGCCTGATCACGATGTGTGCCGCGGGCGGCATGGCCCCCGCGATCATCATCGAGCGGGTCGAGGAGGACGCCGCCTAG
- a CDS encoding AAA family ATPase, which produces MEPLADDDVRAVLTRALGDERGLAGRLEIEPDALDHLVRTAAGDARRALTSLEAAADIADGDGSSLVDAETVARAIDVAAVRYDRDGDQHYDVASALIKSIRGSDVDAALHYLARMITAGEDPRFIARRLVISASEDIGMADPSALQTAIAAMQAVSFIGMPEGRIPLAQAVVHLACAPKSNAAYAAINAAIADVRAGSLGTVPPHLRDGHYAGAKKLGHAQEYVYPHALEEGIAGQQYAPDVVDGKDYYVPTGRGVEKAIGERLAKIRRILRDR; this is translated from the coding sequence TTGGAGCCGCTGGCCGACGACGACGTCCGCGCGGTGCTCACCCGGGCGCTCGGCGACGAGCGCGGCCTGGCCGGCCGGCTGGAGATCGAGCCGGACGCCCTCGACCACCTGGTGCGGACGGCCGCCGGGGACGCGCGGCGGGCGTTGACCTCCCTGGAGGCCGCCGCCGACATCGCCGACGGCGACGGCAGCTCCCTGGTGGACGCCGAGACGGTCGCCCGGGCGATCGACGTCGCCGCCGTCCGCTACGACCGCGACGGCGACCAGCACTACGACGTCGCCAGCGCGCTGATCAAGTCCATCCGCGGCTCGGACGTCGACGCCGCCCTGCACTACCTCGCCCGGATGATCACCGCGGGGGAGGATCCGCGCTTCATCGCCCGCCGGCTGGTCATCTCCGCCAGCGAGGACATCGGGATGGCCGACCCGAGCGCCCTGCAGACGGCGATCGCCGCGATGCAGGCGGTGTCGTTCATCGGCATGCCGGAGGGCCGGATCCCGCTCGCCCAGGCCGTCGTGCACCTCGCCTGCGCACCGAAGTCCAATGCGGCGTACGCCGCGATCAACGCGGCCATCGCCGACGTCCGCGCCGGCTCGCTGGGCACCGTGCCGCCGCACCTGCGCGACGGGCACTACGCCGGGGCGAAGAAGCTCGGCCACGCGCAGGAGTACGTCTACCCGCACGCCCTCGAGGAGGGCATCGCCGGGCAGCAGTACGCGCCGGACGTCGTCGACGGCAAGGACTACTACGTGCCGACCGGGCGCGGGGTCGAGAAGGCGATCGGCGAGCGGCTGGCGAAGATCCGCCGCATCCTCCGCGACCGCTGA
- a CDS encoding LLM class flavin-dependent oxidoreductase, with translation MDISCAFATSLQTPEHIAIADSLGYRRAWAYDSPALYPDVWAMLYAAAERTERIALGPGVLVPSLRHPMTNAAAIAGLCAIAPGRVVVAVGSGFTGRHALGQRPMKWRDVRRYVEVLRALLAGEVAEWEGAPIKMLHGPGFAAARPIDVPILIGANGPLGTEVAKAVGDGIFAAAVPNERAEGWQALLMYGTVLEDGEDGSSPRVVDAAGHALAVRFHAMYERQGADGVRRYPGGEAWVRSVEAAPADQRHLAVHEGHMVTLNEHDREAVADAATIIRKLTLTGSRAEIRDRVAAYAEQGVTEIAYQPAGSDIPRELEAFMSAVGS, from the coding sequence ATGGACATCTCCTGCGCATTCGCGACCAGCCTGCAGACGCCCGAGCACATCGCGATCGCCGACTCGCTCGGCTATCGGCGGGCCTGGGCCTACGACTCCCCCGCGCTGTACCCCGACGTGTGGGCGATGCTGTACGCCGCGGCGGAACGTACCGAGCGGATCGCCCTCGGCCCGGGCGTGCTGGTGCCGAGCCTGCGGCACCCGATGACGAACGCCGCCGCGATCGCCGGGCTGTGCGCGATCGCGCCGGGGCGGGTGGTCGTGGCGGTGGGCTCCGGCTTCACCGGCCGGCACGCCCTGGGCCAGCGCCCGATGAAGTGGCGCGACGTGCGCCGGTACGTCGAGGTGCTGCGGGCTCTGCTCGCGGGCGAGGTCGCCGAGTGGGAGGGTGCGCCGATCAAGATGCTGCACGGCCCCGGGTTCGCGGCGGCGCGGCCGATCGACGTCCCGATCCTGATCGGCGCCAACGGCCCGCTGGGCACGGAGGTCGCCAAGGCGGTCGGCGACGGCATCTTCGCGGCCGCGGTGCCCAACGAGCGGGCCGAGGGCTGGCAGGCGCTGCTGATGTACGGGACGGTCCTGGAGGACGGCGAGGACGGCTCCTCGCCGCGGGTGGTCGACGCCGCGGGTCACGCGCTCGCGGTGCGCTTCCACGCGATGTACGAGCGGCAGGGCGCCGACGGCGTCCGCCGCTACCCCGGCGGCGAGGCGTGGGTGCGCAGTGTTGAGGCGGCGCCGGCCGACCAGCGGCACCTCGCGGTGCACGAGGGCCACATGGTCACCCTGAACGAGCACGACCGCGAGGCGGTGGCCGATGCCGCGACGATCATCCGCAAGCTGACGCTGACCGGCTCACGGGCCGAGATCCGCGACCGGGTGGCGGCGTACGCCGAGCAGGGCGTCACCGAGATCGCGTACCAGCCGGCCGGCTCGGACATCCCGCGCGAGCTCGAGGCGTTCATGTCCGCGGTGGGGTCCTAG
- a CDS encoding DUF948 domain-containing protein encodes MSGGEIAALVAAGAFLLLVLLLAVPILKLGRTLDEATLAVRKTHEGATPLLRNAVDTVKHVNANLERVDGIAANAENMSQNAAALTSLVSSTIGSPLVKVASFTYGVRKAAAKRTGR; translated from the coding sequence GTGTCCGGTGGAGAGATCGCAGCGCTCGTGGCCGCAGGAGCCTTCCTGCTGCTCGTCCTGCTGCTGGCGGTGCCGATCCTCAAGCTCGGCCGGACCCTCGACGAGGCCACGCTGGCCGTGCGCAAGACCCACGAGGGCGCCACCCCGTTGCTGCGGAACGCGGTCGACACCGTCAAGCACGTCAACGCCAATCTCGAGCGGGTCGACGGCATCGCCGCCAACGCCGAGAACATGTCGCAGAACGCCGCCGCGCTGACCTCGCTGGTCTCCAGCACCATCGGCAGCCCGCTGGTGAAGGTGGCCTCGTTCACCTACGGCGTCCGCAAGGCGGCGGCGAAGCGGACGGGACGGTAG